A genomic window from Sulfurospirillum multivorans DSM 12446 includes:
- a CDS encoding DUF6781 family protein, translating into MESTYTIFLATLKENKGNADLLKLISELSFELSRKKVQRLKDEANIHNRIGELFELFCKALHDEGLKSPRAISAVIDGLLKAISHEKEAFLYKSIYEKEQLEKSIFAQKQQIRFTVAEAFCVLEAHISHMQPETQESALTALHDAKLRGIEMLGILKETTQEALLTTLENGTDIADTIHEITKNLSFQTIAEGDLTKQRIIDISNTIITASVDIADEDQGHAKDILDGAINGVREGITKAIDKFKNDLKYAPTESMEGLLETDLSELRKELLRMDEQFITLLEVTASHSEGISASLIKEMIKEMNSSTAKIKRAANDAKEVISERIEQLKAEASVFEKTFKDKAEKKLESLKKDVNNFEKKASEKVESFKQFEFENETAKQMAQDAKKLGFRAWEVAKNMMDGAVKGAKEALRKDEK; encoded by the coding sequence ATGGAATCTACCTATACTATTTTTCTAGCCACACTCAAAGAGAATAAAGGCAATGCGGATCTGCTAAAACTGATCAGTGAGCTTAGCTTTGAACTCTCACGTAAAAAAGTGCAACGTCTCAAAGATGAAGCCAACATTCACAACCGCATCGGCGAGCTTTTTGAGCTTTTCTGCAAAGCACTGCACGATGAAGGGCTTAAATCTCCTCGTGCCATTAGTGCCGTGATTGATGGTCTTTTAAAAGCGATCAGCCATGAAAAAGAGGCATTTTTATACAAATCCATCTACGAAAAAGAGCAGTTAGAGAAGAGCATTTTTGCTCAAAAACAGCAAATTAGATTCACCGTTGCGGAAGCATTTTGTGTTCTTGAAGCGCATATTTCTCATATGCAACCCGAAACGCAGGAGAGTGCGTTAACCGCCCTGCACGATGCAAAACTGCGCGGAATTGAGATGCTAGGTATTCTCAAAGAGACTACCCAAGAAGCACTGCTTACCACACTTGAAAATGGCACAGACATCGCTGATACGATTCATGAGATCACCAAAAACCTCAGCTTTCAAACCATCGCCGAGGGCGATCTGACCAAACAGCGCATTATTGATATTTCCAATACGATTATTACAGCAAGTGTCGACATCGCCGATGAAGATCAAGGACATGCGAAAGATATTTTAGATGGCGCGATCAACGGTGTGCGTGAAGGCATTACCAAGGCGATCGATAAATTTAAAAATGATCTCAAATATGCGCCAACTGAGTCCATGGAAGGGCTTTTAGAGACCGATCTTTCGGAGCTTCGCAAAGAGCTTTTGCGTATGGACGAGCAGTTTATAACCCTCTTGGAAGTCACCGCTTCGCACAGTGAGGGCATTTCTGCAAGTCTCATCAAAGAGATGATCAAAGAGATGAACAGCTCAACCGCTAAAATAAAACGTGCTGCCAATGATGCCAAAGAGGTCATTAGCGAGCGCATTGAACAGCTTAAAGCAGAGGCGTCTGTTTTTGAAAAAACCTTTAAAGACAAGGCTGAGAAAAAACTTGAATCGCTTAAAAAAGATGTAAATAACTTTGAGAAAAAGGCATCGGAAAAAGTCGAATCGTTCAAACAATTTGAGTTTGAAAATGAGACCGCCAAACAGATGGCACAGGATGCGAAAAAGCTAGGATTTCGTGCATGGGAAGTGGCAAAAAACATGATGGATGGCGCAGTGAAAGGGGCAAAAGAGGCTCTTAGAAAAGACGAAAAATAA
- a CDS encoding phospholipase A — protein MKKLVLCAILAQIPWGLLADELSVLEDQAKRGDAKAAYELAKQYEAQHNNERSLYWYKQAAILSFEAKTSQNKELENSIAQQHQKAERTEAIYSSFLTPYDDDEETQSSVRQMVTKTFDIAPYKMNYLLPITYDTVDHANRDNQETKFQVSFQKGLTDNLLGLNESFVVAYTQTSWWQTASDSSPFRESNYEPELFMIMPHFDTDSFIKAYQLGIVHQSNGQGGDKSRSWNRVYAKAFFQAGGLVISPRVWYRLPEDEATDDNPDIDDYLGYGDLELIYPWKKQTFKVLVRNNMRSSENKGAVQFDWTFPMWAENLFGYIQLYSGYSESLIDYNKRTDRIGIGFALSR, from the coding sequence GTGAAAAAATTAGTTTTGTGTGCTATTCTAGCACAAATTCCTTGGGGGCTACTGGCAGATGAGCTCAGCGTTCTTGAGGATCAAGCCAAACGTGGCGATGCGAAGGCTGCGTATGAGTTAGCCAAACAATACGAGGCACAGCACAATAATGAACGTTCATTATACTGGTACAAACAAGCGGCGATTTTAAGTTTTGAAGCCAAAACTTCCCAAAATAAAGAGTTAGAAAACAGCATTGCGCAACAGCACCAAAAAGCGGAACGCACGGAAGCCATCTACAGCTCTTTCTTAACACCGTATGACGATGACGAAGAGACACAAAGTTCGGTGCGCCAAATGGTCACCAAAACATTTGACATAGCGCCTTATAAGATGAACTATCTTCTGCCCATCACGTACGACACCGTCGATCACGCAAACAGAGATAATCAAGAGACCAAATTTCAAGTCAGTTTTCAAAAAGGCTTGACCGATAATCTTTTGGGGCTCAACGAGAGCTTTGTGGTTGCGTATACCCAAACCTCGTGGTGGCAAACGGCGTCTGATTCATCTCCGTTTCGCGAGAGCAATTATGAGCCAGAGCTTTTTATGATTATGCCTCACTTTGATACCGATAGTTTCATCAAAGCCTATCAATTGGGTATCGTGCATCAATCCAATGGCCAAGGTGGTGATAAATCGCGTTCATGGAACAGAGTCTACGCCAAAGCCTTTTTCCAAGCAGGCGGACTTGTTATTTCACCTCGTGTCTGGTACCGTTTACCCGAGGATGAAGCAACCGATGATAATCCCGACATTGATGACTATTTAGGGTATGGGGATTTGGAACTGATCTATCCGTGGAAAAAACAGACCTTTAAAGTATTGGTGCGCAACAATATGCGATCCAGTGAGAACAAAGGTGCGGTGCAATTTGACTGGACATTCCCAATGTGGGCAGAGAATTTATTTGGATACATTCAACTCTATAGCGGCTATTCAGAAAGTTTGATTGATTATAATAAACGAACCGATCGTATCGGCATAGGTTTTGCGCTTTCACGCTAA
- the moaC gene encoding cyclic pyranopterin monophosphate synthase MoaC, producing MKLTHLDEKDRPKMVDVSDKVESFRVAIASGMITMSHVAFDMIISQQTKKGPVLQTAVIAAILGTKRTSDLIPMCHPLMLTSVNCDVEELPELPGFKLTVTAKLKGQTGVEMEALTGVSIGLLTIYDMSKAIDKSMVISDIQLESKSGGKSGNYTRTSA from the coding sequence ATGAAACTCACCCATTTAGATGAAAAAGATAGACCAAAGATGGTCGATGTTAGCGATAAAGTTGAGAGTTTTAGGGTTGCGATTGCCAGTGGCATGATCACGATGAGTCACGTTGCGTTTGATATGATTATCTCTCAGCAAACCAAAAAAGGACCCGTCCTTCAAACAGCGGTTATTGCAGCGATTTTGGGAACAAAACGTACCAGCGATCTCATCCCTATGTGTCACCCTTTGATGCTTACTTCCGTGAATTGTGACGTGGAAGAGCTTCCAGAACTTCCTGGATTTAAACTCACTGTTACCGCAAAACTCAAAGGGCAAACGGGCGTGGAGATGGAAGCGCTTACAGGGGTGAGCATTGGGCTTTTAACCATTTACGATATGTCCAAAGCTATCGATAAATCGATGGTCATCAGCGACATTCAACTCGAATCTAAAAGTGGAGGCAAAAGTGGAAACTACACCCGAACTTCAGCTTGA
- a CDS encoding HP0495 family protein has product METTPELQLDYPCHWEYKLVLSVEHNVTTLVQEILEERIHEVRKSQNSTKGNYASYTLRVLVHNADDRKMLFHLLKSHQHIKFVL; this is encoded by the coding sequence GTGGAAACTACACCCGAACTTCAGCTTGATTACCCCTGTCATTGGGAGTACAAGCTCGTCCTTAGCGTCGAGCACAACGTCACCACCTTAGTTCAGGAGATCTTAGAAGAGCGCATTCATGAGGTTCGCAAATCGCAAAACAGCACGAAAGGCAACTACGCAAGTTATACCCTGCGCGTGCTTGTTCACAATGCGGACGATCGTAAAATGCTTTTTCACCTGCTGAAAAGTCACCAACACATAAAATTTGTACTGTAA
- a CDS encoding RNA recognition motif domain-containing protein has product MNIYVGNVKYEMTGDQLKEMFSAYGEVSSARIISDRETGRSKGFGFVEMPNDSEALAAIEATNEKEIGGRTLKVNEARPREERPRRSPRDFN; this is encoded by the coding sequence ATGAATATTTACGTGGGCAATGTAAAGTATGAGATGACGGGAGATCAACTTAAAGAGATGTTCTCAGCGTATGGTGAAGTATCAAGTGCAAGAATCATCAGTGATAGAGAGACTGGACGATCCAAAGGTTTCGGTTTTGTTGAAATGCCAAATGATTCAGAAGCGTTAGCTGCTATCGAAGCGACAAACGAGAAAGAGATCGGTGGAAGAACTTTAAAAGTGAATGAAGCCAGACCTCGCGAAGAGCGCCCAAGAAGATCTCCAAGAGATTTTAACTAG